One genomic region from Fulvitalea axinellae encodes:
- the cas2 gene encoding CRISPR-associated endonuclease Cas2 — MYVILVYDIGEKRVGKMLKLCRAYLNWIQNSVFEGEITEAKLKELVARAKKIMKQEDDSLIIFKSRDQRWLDKQVVGKERMKVDNFL, encoded by the coding sequence ATGTACGTAATCCTAGTATACGACATCGGAGAAAAACGAGTAGGCAAGATGCTCAAGCTCTGCCGCGCTTACCTGAACTGGATACAGAATTCCGTATTCGAGGGCGAGATCACCGAGGCCAAGCTAAAAGAGCTGGTGGCCCGGGCCAAGAAAATAATGAAGCAGGAAGACGACAGTTTGATTATATTTAAAAGCCGGGACCAACGCTGGCTCGACAAGCAGGTGGTGGGCAAGGAGCGGATGAAAGTGGATAATTTCCTGTAA
- the cas1b gene encoding type I-B CRISPR-associated endonuclease Cas1b has protein sequence MKKNYYLFNPGRMSRKDNTLKFTPVDEDGEAGTPKYLPVETVKALYCFGSLDANSALYNFLGKQGIGVHFFDYYEHYTGSFAPKEYLQAGKVHIAQAMHYTRHGPRMALARELIEGASFNMLKNLRYYDNRGKDLSFAIERIEALRAGIPEAPSIQELMGVEGNIRQAYYQGFDLILDHFRMNGRSKRPPANEVNALMSFGNMVCYAHCLDMLYHTQLNPTVSFLHEPGTRRFSLALDLAEIFKPILVDRLLFRLLNAKMIKAKDFDAKVNSCLLKESGRKIFARAWDEKLKETIQHRKLKKKVSYGHLVKLECYKLSKHILDIEPYSPFKAWW, from the coding sequence GTGAAAAAGAACTACTACCTGTTCAACCCCGGCCGGATGAGTCGGAAGGACAATACCCTGAAGTTTACGCCCGTGGACGAGGACGGCGAGGCGGGCACGCCCAAATACCTGCCCGTGGAGACGGTCAAGGCCCTGTACTGCTTCGGCAGTCTGGACGCCAACAGCGCGCTGTACAATTTTTTGGGAAAGCAGGGGATAGGCGTGCATTTCTTTGACTATTACGAGCACTATACCGGCTCCTTCGCCCCCAAGGAATATTTGCAGGCCGGCAAGGTGCATATCGCCCAGGCCATGCACTATACGCGTCACGGTCCCAGAATGGCCCTGGCCCGGGAACTGATCGAAGGCGCCTCCTTCAATATGCTCAAAAACCTGCGCTACTACGACAACAGGGGCAAAGACCTATCCTTCGCCATAGAGAGGATCGAGGCCCTGCGCGCCGGCATTCCCGAGGCGCCCAGCATACAGGAGCTTATGGGGGTGGAAGGCAATATCCGGCAAGCCTATTACCAAGGCTTCGACCTGATACTGGACCATTTCCGGATGAACGGGCGTAGTAAACGCCCGCCGGCTAACGAGGTGAACGCCCTGATGTCTTTCGGCAATATGGTCTGCTACGCCCATTGTCTGGATATGCTCTACCATACCCAGCTCAATCCCACGGTCAGCTTCCTGCACGAGCCCGGCACCCGGCGCTTCTCGCTGGCTCTGGACCTGGCCGAAATCTTCAAGCCCATCCTCGTGGACCGTCTGCTGTTCCGCCTGCTTAACGCTAAGATGATCAAGGCCAAAGACTTTGACGCTAAGGTGAACAGTTGTTTGCTCAAGGAAAGCGGTCGGAAGATATTCGCGAGGGCTTGGGACGAAAAGCTCAAGGAGACCATACAGCACCGCAAGCTCAAGAAAAAAGTGAGCTACGGGCACTTGGTAAAGCTGGAGTGTTACAAACTCTCCAAGCATATACTGGATATAGAGCCCTACAGCCCCTTTAAGGCTTGGTGGTGA
- the cas4 gene encoding CRISPR-associated protein Cas4: MRDIIPTFLNLYLICPRQLWLHANGVTMEHTSDLVLEGKLAHEHSYIQRSKKYKELDLGVAKIDHYDADNRVVHEIKKSNKKDKAHRAQVKYYLYLLEKMGVESPSAILEYPLLRETEKVELEEGDREQLRIWLREIEQVLSSGHCPPKLPKSKCRGCSYFDFCWSGE, from the coding sequence ATGCGAGATATTATACCCACGTTCCTAAACCTGTACCTGATTTGTCCGCGTCAGCTCTGGCTCCACGCCAACGGCGTCACGATGGAGCATACTTCGGACCTGGTGTTGGAAGGAAAGCTCGCACATGAGCACAGTTATATACAGCGCTCCAAGAAATACAAGGAACTGGACTTGGGGGTGGCCAAGATAGACCACTACGACGCCGACAACCGGGTGGTGCACGAGATCAAGAAATCGAACAAAAAAGACAAGGCCCATCGCGCGCAGGTAAAGTATTATCTCTACCTCTTGGAAAAGATGGGCGTGGAAAGCCCGTCGGCCATACTGGAATATCCCTTGTTGCGGGAGACCGAAAAGGTGGAACTGGAGGAGGGTGACCGCGAACAACTGCGGATATGGCTTCGGGAGATCGAACAGGTACTATCCTCGGGCCACTGCCCCCCGAAGTTGCCCAAAAGCAAGTGCCGCGGCTGTTCGTATTTTGATTTCTGTTGGTCGGGAGAGTGA